One Deinococcus sp. LM3 genomic region harbors:
- a CDS encoding peptide chain release factor 3 → MTSPDTNPAALSSEIARRRTFAIISHPDAGKTTITEKLLLYGGAIQEAGSVTAKEGRSHTKSDWMSIEQQRGISISSSALTFEYAGRHVNLLDTPGHQDFSEDTYRTLTAADSALMVLDAARGVQAQTEKLFAVCRNRGIPILTFVNKMDRPAQDPFELLEQLEGILKITAVPLTWPIGDGPDFKGVYDLQTGQVLAFERTSGGKHRAPMQTSGLNDPKLDALVGADLAAKLREDVELIQGAMPEFEEAKFLTGELTPVFFGSAMNNFGVEHFLSNFVELAPPPGAVETNLGDRAPDAPFAGFIFKLQANMSKQHRDRTAYMRVMSGHFERGMDVTHTRTGRKLRLSQAHTLFAQDREKVEEAYPGDIVGLVNPGVFQIGDVISLDAKVTLPSFPRFTPETFATISLKDVGKRKAFMKGLTQLAEEGVVQVFYPTDGARDPYLGAVGPLQFEVFQARLLEEYSVDVEMHVTSYGLVRWLAGDPSNVARFARHVEDDQGRPVMLFRSKYDLEYTAEQHPEIEFLPLPKDLTRV, encoded by the coding sequence ATGACCAGCCCCGACACCAACCCCGCCGCCCTGAGCAGCGAGATCGCCCGCCGCCGCACCTTCGCCATCATCAGCCACCCGGACGCCGGGAAGACCACCATCACCGAAAAACTCCTGCTGTACGGAGGCGCCATCCAGGAAGCCGGTAGCGTGACCGCCAAGGAAGGCCGCAGCCACACCAAGAGCGACTGGATGAGCATCGAGCAGCAGCGCGGCATCTCCATCAGTTCGTCCGCGCTGACCTTCGAGTACGCCGGGCGGCACGTGAACCTGCTCGACACGCCCGGACACCAGGATTTCAGTGAGGACACCTACCGCACCCTGACCGCCGCCGACAGCGCCCTGATGGTCCTCGACGCCGCGCGTGGCGTGCAGGCGCAGACTGAGAAGCTGTTCGCCGTGTGCCGCAACCGGGGCATTCCCATCCTGACCTTCGTGAACAAGATGGACCGCCCCGCCCAGGACCCCTTCGAACTGCTGGAGCAACTGGAAGGCATCCTGAAGATCACGGCCGTGCCGCTCACGTGGCCCATCGGGGACGGCCCGGACTTCAAGGGCGTGTACGACCTCCAGACCGGGCAGGTGCTGGCCTTCGAGCGCACGTCCGGCGGCAAGCACCGCGCGCCCATGCAGACCAGCGGCCTGAACGACCCGAAACTGGACGCCCTGGTCGGCGCGGACCTCGCCGCGAAACTCCGCGAGGACGTCGAACTGATCCAGGGAGCCATGCCGGAATTCGAGGAAGCCAAGTTCCTGACCGGCGAACTGACCCCGGTGTTCTTCGGGTCCGCCATGAACAACTTCGGCGTCGAGCACTTCCTGAGCAACTTCGTGGAACTCGCCCCGCCCCCGGGGGCCGTCGAGACGAACCTCGGCGACCGCGCCCCGGACGCCCCGTTCGCGGGTTTCATCTTCAAGTTGCAGGCGAACATGAGCAAGCAGCACCGCGATCGCACCGCGTACATGCGCGTCATGAGCGGCCACTTCGAGCGCGGCATGGACGTCACGCACACCCGCACGGGCCGCAAGCTGCGGCTCTCGCAGGCGCACACCCTGTTCGCGCAGGACCGCGAGAAGGTCGAGGAAGCGTACCCCGGCGACATCGTGGGCCTCGTGAACCCCGGCGTGTTCCAGATCGGCGACGTGATCAGCCTCGACGCCAAGGTCACGCTCCCCAGCTTCCCGCGCTTCACGCCCGAGACGTTCGCCACCATCAGCCTCAAGGACGTCGGCAAACGCAAGGCGTTCATGAAGGGCCTCACGCAGCTGGCCGAGGAAGGCGTCGTGCAGGTCTTCTACCCCACCGACGGCGCCCGCGACCCCTACCTGGGCGCGGTCGGCCCGCTGCAGTTCGAGGTCTTCCAGGCCCGCCTCCTCGAGGAATACAGCGTGGACGTCGAGATGCACGTCACCAGCTACGGGCTGGTGCGCTGGCTGGCGGGCGACCCCAGCAACGTCGCCCGCTTTGCCCGCCACGTCGAGGACGACCAGGGCCGCCCCGTCATGCTGTTCCGCAGCAAGTACGACCTGGAATACACCGCCGAACAGCACCCGGAAATCGAGTTCCTGCCGCTGCCCAAAGACCTCACCCGCGTGTAA
- a CDS encoding ABC transporter permease — protein sequence MSERPARRGLRRAMVWEVAARDLLATLRDRRTLNATILMPLILIPLFTLGLPLMLGSFIGGQQQERQTIGVSGPLPATLRAALERDEKLPDGTVVRAGVTLVPVSDPQAAVQSGDVDAALRVPASLPDRAGAGQGTLELHAKLGNLRAQTGAYSKVTDVIDSYNRTLAVQRLDEQGLNENVLQTITVKPVDASTAQEQRSGQLAFLIPMLMLQFILSGAMATAVDATAGEKERGTLESLLVSPVRRAEVVAGKLLATTLTALTSAAFSVAGFLLSGLAMRLYLQRQPDATAALTGSMGGQLTLNPGSLLTLLGIAASAALIISALLIAVGIYARTFKEAQTYIAPITMLVVLPAVMLQFADFLTFGLGVYAVPVIGGMIAILETVRGAAVPSHALIAIGANLLAALLLSLLALRSFGREEVIFRN from the coding sequence ATGTCTGAGCGTCCCGCCCGCCGGGGCCTGCGCCGCGCGATGGTCTGGGAGGTCGCCGCCCGCGACCTGCTCGCCACCCTGCGCGACCGCCGCACCCTGAACGCCACCATCCTGATGCCCCTGATCCTGATTCCGCTGTTCACGCTGGGCCTGCCGCTGATGCTGGGCAGCTTCATCGGCGGTCAGCAGCAGGAACGCCAGACCATCGGCGTGAGCGGCCCGCTGCCCGCCACGCTGCGCGCCGCGCTGGAACGCGACGAGAAACTCCCGGACGGCACGGTCGTGCGCGCCGGCGTGACCCTGGTGCCCGTCAGCGACCCGCAGGCCGCCGTGCAGAGCGGCGACGTGGACGCCGCCCTGCGCGTCCCCGCATCCCTGCCGGACCGCGCCGGGGCCGGCCAGGGCACCCTGGAACTGCACGCCAAGCTGGGCAACCTGCGCGCCCAGACCGGCGCGTACTCCAAGGTCACGGACGTCATCGACAGCTACAACCGCACCCTGGCCGTGCAACGCCTGGACGAACAGGGCCTGAACGAGAACGTCCTGCAGACCATCACCGTGAAACCCGTGGACGCCAGCACCGCCCAGGAGCAGCGCAGCGGCCAGCTGGCCTTCCTGATCCCCATGCTGATGCTGCAGTTCATCCTGTCCGGCGCGATGGCGACCGCCGTGGACGCCACCGCCGGCGAGAAGGAACGCGGTACCCTGGAAAGCCTGCTGGTCTCCCCGGTGCGCCGCGCCGAGGTCGTCGCGGGGAAACTGCTGGCCACCACCCTCACCGCCCTGACCAGCGCGGCCTTCAGCGTCGCCGGGTTCCTGCTCAGCGGCCTCGCCATGCGCCTGTACCTGCAGCGGCAACCCGACGCGACCGCCGCTCTGACCGGCAGCATGGGCGGCCAGCTCACCCTGAACCCCGGCAGTCTGCTGACCCTGCTCGGCATCGCCGCGAGCGCCGCGCTGATCATCAGCGCCCTGCTGATTGCGGTCGGCATCTACGCCCGCACCTTCAAGGAGGCGCAGACGTACATCGCGCCCATCACCATGCTGGTGGTCCTGCCGGCCGTGATGCTGCAGTTCGCGGACTTCCTGACCTTCGGGCTGGGCGTGTATGCCGTGCCGGTCATCGGCGGCATGATCGCCATCCTGGAAACCGTGCGCGGCGCGGCCGTCCCGTCGCACGCGCTGATAGCCATCGGCGCGAACCTGCTCGCCGCGCTGCTGCTCAGCCTGCTGGCCCTGCGCTCCTTCGGACGTGAGGAAGTCATCTTCCGCAACTGA
- a CDS encoding cyclic-di-AMP receptor has translation MKLVLAVIQDADATALVRVLSQNAFEVTKLASTGGFLREGNTTLMIGVDDTRLDELKRHVQRTCRTRTRLVAPSVPMGEQNEGLVGDPVEVPVGGAVMFVMGVQEFIKV, from the coding sequence ATGAAGCTTGTGCTCGCCGTGATTCAGGACGCCGACGCGACCGCGCTGGTCCGCGTCCTGTCCCAGAATGCCTTTGAAGTCACGAAACTCGCCAGTACCGGCGGTTTCCTGCGCGAAGGCAACACCACCCTGATGATCGGCGTGGACGACACGCGCCTGGACGAACTCAAACGCCACGTGCAACGCACCTGCCGCACCCGCACCCGCCTCGTCGCCCCCAGCGTCCCCATGGGCGAGCAGAACGAGGGCCTGGTCGGCGACCCGGTCGAGGTGCCGGTCGGCGGGGCCGTCATGTTCGTCATGGGCGTGCAGGAATTCATCAAGGTGTGA
- a CDS encoding ATP-binding cassette domain-containing protein → MLSVQHLGKTYGSFHALRDVTFSAHGGEVFGLLGPNGAGKTTLLRILATLLRPDSGQAQVAGHDITRDPEAIRACIGVVNGGMGLPARLTGREILHSFARLYGLTRAQADARITELDTRLELGRTLDTRAAEYSTGMKQKVVIARAVIHDPAVLILDEAASGLDIFARRTLLDFVQASRAPGRLTVYSTHVMSEVEEVCDRVAILHEGALITLGTQGGILEATGERTLERAFFALVRGQSAGGAHV, encoded by the coding sequence ATGCTGAGCGTCCAGCACCTCGGTAAGACCTACGGCAGCTTTCACGCCCTGCGGGACGTGACCTTCAGCGCCCACGGCGGCGAGGTCTTCGGTCTGCTCGGCCCGAACGGCGCCGGCAAGACCACCCTGCTGCGTATCCTGGCGACCCTGCTGCGTCCCGACAGCGGGCAGGCGCAGGTGGCCGGGCACGACATCACCCGCGACCCCGAGGCGATCCGCGCGTGCATCGGCGTCGTGAACGGCGGCATGGGCCTCCCGGCCCGCCTGACCGGCCGCGAGATCCTGCACTCCTTCGCGCGGCTGTACGGCCTGACCCGCGCCCAGGCCGACGCGCGCATCACGGAACTCGACACCCGCCTCGAACTCGGGCGCACGCTCGACACCCGCGCCGCCGAGTACTCCACCGGCATGAAACAGAAGGTCGTGATCGCCCGCGCCGTCATCCACGACCCGGCCGTGCTGATTCTCGACGAGGCCGCCAGCGGACTGGACATCTTCGCGCGCCGCACCCTGCTGGACTTCGTGCAGGCCAGCCGCGCGCCGGGCCGCCTGACCGTGTACTCCACGCACGTCATGAGTGAGGTCGAGGAAGTCTGCGACCGGGTCGCCATCCTGCACGAGGGCGCACTGATCACGCTCGGCACCCAGGGCGGCATCCTGGAAGCTACCGGGGAACGCACCCTGGAACGCGCCTTCTTCGCGCTGGTGCGCGGCCAGAGCGCCGGAGGCGCGCATGTCTGA
- a CDS encoding metallophosphoesterase family protein has translation MRLAILADIHGNADALNAVLRDARQRGAERLIVNGDVVNRGPDSVQVLRTLLDRPDVTFTLGNHDDLLRLWQARSEALPADWFTDPFWGATDWSAAQLDRAGLLHTPADWPMTLTLREPGLPDILIAHGTAEHYRESLSDRSAPERVQALRRAPDGREYGVLIGSHIHRPVNAVIDGTRVLNTGSVGSPATGDPRAQYLLLDATPRGWQVTPRLVPYDRAGVLSRFESSGLLSTGLSAEIFRQEVLTARSLYTPYWAWTEQEGHPRGPASWQAFQTLQPAEAVH, from the coding sequence ATGAGACTGGCGATCCTGGCAGACATTCACGGGAACGCGGACGCCCTGAACGCCGTTCTGCGCGACGCCCGGCAGCGCGGGGCCGAGCGGCTGATCGTGAACGGCGACGTGGTCAACCGCGGCCCGGACTCCGTGCAGGTCCTGCGGACCCTGCTGGACCGCCCGGACGTGACGTTCACGCTGGGCAACCACGACGATCTGCTGCGGTTGTGGCAGGCCCGCAGTGAGGCCCTGCCGGCCGACTGGTTCACGGACCCTTTCTGGGGCGCCACCGACTGGAGTGCCGCGCAACTCGACCGGGCGGGCCTGCTGCACACCCCGGCCGACTGGCCCATGACCCTCACGCTGCGCGAACCCGGCCTGCCGGACATCCTGATCGCCCACGGCACCGCCGAGCACTACCGCGAGAGCCTCAGCGACCGCAGCGCCCCGGAGCGCGTGCAGGCGCTGCGCCGCGCCCCGGACGGCCGCGAGTACGGCGTCCTGATCGGGTCGCACATTCACCGCCCGGTGAACGCCGTGATCGACGGCACACGGGTCCTGAATACCGGCTCGGTCGGATCGCCCGCCACCGGAGACCCGCGCGCCCAGTACCTGCTGCTGGACGCCACGCCGCGCGGCTGGCAGGTCACGCCCCGCCTGGTGCCGTACGACCGCGCGGGCGTCCTGTCCCGCTTCGAGAGCAGCGGCCTGCTGAGCACTGGCCTGAGCGCCGAGATCTTCCGCCAGGAGGTCCTGACCGCCCGCAGCCTGTACACGCCGTACTGGGCCTGGACCGAGCAGGAGGGCCACCCGCGCGGCCCAGCCAGCTGGCAGGCCTTCCAGACCCTCCAGCCAGCCGAAGCGGTTCACTGA
- a CDS encoding GNAT family N-acetyltransferase, producing the protein MTPDPLMPGTVTVALRPLRPGDEEVAVRWAADPVFCRAVDWTPGLSARVVRRHWQAIIAGNDPTFRRWGVTASGELVGYADLGRIGPGGAELGIALGDRAWWGRGVAFRACRDLLTLAWEAGLPRVTALVHAPNARSHALMRRLGMHEDGQAEPESYAGEVVAVTRYVILNPAVGGE; encoded by the coding sequence ATGACGCCCGACCCGCTGATGCCCGGCACCGTGACGGTCGCCCTGCGACCCCTGCGCCCCGGTGACGAGGAAGTGGCGGTGCGCTGGGCGGCGGACCCGGTGTTCTGCCGCGCGGTGGACTGGACGCCGGGCCTGTCGGCGCGGGTGGTGCGGCGGCACTGGCAGGCGATCATCGCGGGGAACGACCCGACGTTCCGCCGCTGGGGAGTCACGGCGAGCGGCGAACTGGTCGGGTACGCGGACCTGGGCCGCATCGGGCCCGGCGGCGCGGAACTGGGCATCGCCCTCGGGGACCGGGCATGGTGGGGGCGCGGCGTGGCGTTCAGGGCGTGCCGGGACCTGCTGACGCTGGCCTGGGAGGCGGGCCTGCCGCGCGTGACGGCGCTAGTCCACGCCCCGAACGCCCGCTCACACGCCCTGATGCGCCGCCTGGGCATGCACGAGGACGGGCAGGCCGAACCGGAATCCTACGCGGGCGAGGTGGTGGCTGTCACGCGCTACGTGATCCTGAATCCGGCGGTGGGCGGGGAGTAG
- a CDS encoding nitronate monooxygenase yields MNALRSWPEFQATLRVPLMLAPMAGGTGTPALAAAVSEAGGLGSLGAAYLTPAQIGGAMAAVRARTDQPFAVNLFAPQPLPPVTPAEIEVACAELVPFHAALRLPPPTLPPQVQEDFGAQLHAVLRDPPAVFSFTFGRLPPAALSALHAAGVLVIGTATSLREARLLAQDGVDAVTVQGGAAGGHRGCWQEDALADTLTLTRQVAQDTGLPVVAAGGLMTAGDVSAALKAGVTLAACGTAFLLTDEAGTPDPYRHALQDGGRPTVLTRAYSGRTARGLRTSLTGGVHSPLPFPWQNALTRSLRAAGAQAGQADLLSLWAGEGYRQARTGSAAQIMADLTP; encoded by the coding sequence ATGAACGCACTGCGGTCCTGGCCGGAATTTCAGGCAACACTGCGCGTCCCGCTGATGCTGGCCCCGATGGCGGGCGGCACCGGGACGCCCGCGCTGGCCGCCGCCGTGTCGGAGGCCGGCGGGCTGGGCAGCCTGGGCGCCGCGTACCTGACGCCCGCGCAGATCGGCGGGGCGATGGCCGCCGTGCGCGCCAGAACGGACCAGCCGTTCGCGGTGAATCTGTTCGCGCCGCAGCCCCTGCCGCCCGTGACCCCGGCAGAGATCGAGGTGGCCTGCGCGGAACTCGTGCCCTTTCACGCGGCGCTACGCCTGCCGCCCCCCACCCTGCCGCCGCAGGTGCAGGAGGACTTCGGCGCGCAACTGCACGCGGTCCTGCGCGACCCGCCCGCCGTGTTCTCGTTCACGTTCGGTCGCCTGCCACCCGCCGCACTGAGTGCCCTGCACGCGGCGGGCGTGCTGGTGATCGGTACCGCCACCAGCCTCCGGGAGGCGCGGCTGCTGGCGCAGGACGGCGTGGACGCCGTGACCGTGCAGGGCGGCGCGGCCGGCGGACACCGGGGCTGCTGGCAGGAGGACGCCCTGGCCGACACGCTGACCCTCACGCGGCAGGTCGCGCAGGACACGGGCCTCCCGGTCGTCGCGGCGGGCGGCCTGATGACCGCCGGGGACGTGAGTGCCGCGCTGAAGGCCGGAGTGACGCTGGCGGCGTGCGGCACGGCGTTCCTGCTGACTGACGAGGCTGGCACGCCCGACCCCTACCGTCACGCCCTTCAGGACGGCGGGCGGCCCACCGTCCTGACCCGCGCGTACAGCGGCCGCACCGCGCGCGGCCTGCGCACCTCCCTGACCGGCGGCGTCCACTCTCCCCTGCCCTTCCCCTGGCAGAACGCCCTGACCCGCTCCCTGCGCGCCGCGGGAGCGCAGGCCGGACAGGCAGACCTTCTGAGCCTGTGGGCCGGGGAGGGCTACCGGCAGGCCCGCACCGGAAGTGCCGCGCAGATCATGGCGGACCTGACCCCATGA
- a CDS encoding transcriptional regulator: MFNPPTLEDLQETRRANEKLVLKALESKPEWVETELAKTTGLALSHLRAALASLLDQGRVRRLPGTGTRAVYGLADPGLADVPATPLTSDAKRVRDYLEGRADSALYMSDQLRMTREDVMTALSLLNAHGMITCTFVGSLVIFRLKETQALGTEQAAPAATGKKKQVA; encoded by the coding sequence ATGTTCAATCCCCCCACCCTCGAAGACCTGCAGGAAACCCGCCGCGCCAACGAGAAACTCGTCCTGAAGGCGCTGGAAAGCAAGCCCGAATGGGTCGAGACCGAACTCGCCAAGACCACCGGCCTGGCCCTGTCGCACCTGCGCGCCGCGCTGGCCAGCCTGCTCGACCAGGGCCGCGTGCGCCGCCTGCCCGGCACCGGCACCCGCGCCGTGTACGGACTGGCGGACCCCGGTCTGGCCGACGTGCCCGCCACGCCCCTGACGAGCGACGCCAAGCGCGTCCGTGACTACCTCGAGGGCCGCGCCGACAGCGCCCTGTACATGAGCGACCAGCTGCGCATGACCCGCGAGGACGTCATGACCGCCCTGAGCCTCCTGAACGCGCACGGCATGATCACCTGCACCTTCGTGGGCAGCCTCGTGATCTTCCGCCTGAAAGAAACCCAGGCGCTCGGCACCGAGCAGGCCGCGCCCGCCGCGACCGGCAAGAAGAAACAGGTCGCCTGA
- a CDS encoding histone deacetylase, with translation MGFTHPFRAFTPFRRAAYQGAPAPRRQFLPREFIAPLLDGAAARLPLLDAPDLPWALAGRVHDPAFLARWRDGQVTRAEERALGFPWSAALVERGLGSCGATLAATRDALRVGLGLNLGGGTHHAYADHAEGFSFLNDVAISARWLLDTAQARRILILDLDVHQGNGTAAIFAHEGGVLTVSVHAQNNYPFRKEVSDLDIPLPDGTGDAAYLNALDRVVAPAVAAFAPDFVYYLAGADVLGGDQLGKLALSPAGVRRRDDRVLRWAARAGLPTVTVMAGGYHRDPHALIAARLGTLDAALGAFAPAAAGG, from the coding sequence GTGGGGTTCACGCATCCGTTCCGGGCGTTCACGCCGTTTCGCCGCGCGGCCTACCAGGGAGCGCCTGCGCCGCGTCGTCAGTTCCTGCCGCGCGAGTTCATCGCGCCGCTGCTGGACGGCGCGGCCGCCCGCCTGCCGTTGCTGGACGCGCCGGACCTGCCGTGGGCGCTGGCCGGGCGGGTGCACGACCCGGCGTTCCTGGCCCGCTGGCGTGACGGGCAAGTGACCCGTGCCGAGGAACGCGCGCTGGGCTTCCCCTGGAGCGCGGCGCTGGTCGAGCGGGGGCTGGGCAGTTGCGGCGCGACCCTGGCCGCCACCCGCGACGCCCTGCGTGTGGGCCTGGGCCTGAACCTGGGGGGAGGCACGCACCACGCGTACGCAGATCACGCCGAGGGCTTCTCGTTCCTGAACGACGTGGCGATCAGTGCCCGCTGGCTGCTGGACACCGCGCAGGCCCGCCGTATCCTGATCCTGGACCTGGACGTGCATCAGGGCAACGGCACGGCCGCCATCTTCGCCCACGAGGGGGGCGTGCTGACCGTCAGCGTGCACGCGCAGAACAACTACCCCTTCCGCAAGGAGGTCAGCGACCTCGACATCCCGCTGCCCGACGGGACCGGCGACGCCGCCTACCTGAACGCCCTGGACCGGGTGGTCGCGCCCGCCGTGGCGGCCTTCGCGCCGGATTTCGTGTACTACCTGGCGGGCGCGGACGTGCTGGGCGGGGATCAACTGGGCAAACTGGCGCTCAGTCCGGCCGGGGTGCGCCGCCGCGACGACCGCGTGCTGCGCTGGGCCGCCCGCGCCGGCCTGCCGACCGTGACCGTCATGGCCGGCGGGTATCACCGCGACCCGCACGCCCTGATCGCCGCGCGCCTGGGCACCCTGGACGCCGCGCTGGGCGCCTTCGCGCCGGCCGCAGCGGGCGGGTGA
- a CDS encoding ACT domain-containing protein gives MSQTLSVVPGEYAVSQLPAGSAAPAWAFTGDLWCVMSVRDELSVVCPAANVPPGVTTQRGWAALKLHGPFAFTLTGILASVLDPLRDAGVGIFALSTFNTDYVLVAQADLHRAAHALRAAGHTLLD, from the coding sequence ATGTCCCAGACGCTGTCCGTGGTGCCCGGCGAGTACGCCGTCTCGCAGCTTCCCGCCGGAAGCGCCGCGCCCGCCTGGGCGTTCACGGGCGACCTGTGGTGCGTCATGAGTGTCCGCGACGAACTGTCGGTCGTGTGCCCCGCCGCGAACGTTCCGCCCGGCGTGACCACGCAGCGTGGCTGGGCGGCCCTGAAACTGCACGGCCCGTTCGCGTTCACCCTGACGGGCATCCTCGCCAGTGTCCTGGATCCCCTGCGGGACGCTGGCGTGGGCATCTTCGCGCTGTCCACCTTCAACACCGACTACGTTCTGGTGGCGCAGGCCGACCTGCACCGCGCCGCCCACGCCCTGCGGGCAGCGGGGCACACGCTGCTGGACTGA